Proteins from a single region of Apium graveolens cultivar Ventura chromosome 7, ASM990537v1, whole genome shotgun sequence:
- the LOC141673357 gene encoding uncharacterized protein LOC141673357 has protein sequence METEKSKEKSKENTVGLSYPMLTRGNYTVWALKMKASEKETSKEAWEAVKVLFQGEERVRTAKIQTLRSEFEAMSMKEGESLDDFCLKLNGTVTNIRALGDEMAEAYVVKKVLRAMPHKFLHITSAIEQFGDLEKMSIEEVIGSLKAYEERLRGQTESSGDTTQLLLTEEEWRKRDRQESKLLLMREEWIKRSNKNDGSSQKYREKDTVRSNRDKSKVRCWNCLGYGHFAIECKKPKREKELKEEVNMAQIPDD, from the exons ATGGAAACCGAAAAAAGTAAGGAGAAAAGCAAGGAGAACACAGTTGGGTTGAGTTATCCCATGTTAACAAGGGGGAACTACACGGTGTGGGCCTTAAAGATGAAGGCCT CTGAGAAAGAAACCTCAAAGGAGGCTTGGGAAGCCGTGAAAGTGCTGTTTCAAGGGGAAGAGCGGGTGAGAACGGCGAAAATTCAAACACTAAGGTCAGAGTTTGAGGCTATGAGCATGAAGGAAGGTGAATCACTTGATGATTTTTGCCTGAAATTGAATGGTACCGTAACAAACATACGTGCCTTGGGTGATGAGATGGCTGAAGCGTATGTCGTCAAGAAGGTGCTACGAGCAATGCCACACAAGTTCTTGCATATTACATCGGCTATTGAGCAGTTTGGCGATCTTGAAAAGATGAGTATCGAGGAGGTGATTGGCTCGTTGAAAGCATACGAGGAGAGGCTACGGGGTCAAACTGAAAGCAGTGGAGACACGACTCAATTACTCCTTACTGAAGAGGAGTGGAGAAAAAGGGATAGGCAGGAAAGTAAGCTACTGCTTATGAGGGAAGAGTGGATCAAGAGGTCAAACAAGAATGATGGGAGCTCACAGAAGTATCGAGAGAAGGACACAGTTCGCAGCAACCGTGATAAGAGTAAAGTTCGATGTTGGAACTGCCTTGGGTACGGTCATTTTGCAATTGAGTGTAAAAAACCAAAACGCGAGAAGGAACTAAAGGAAGAAGTAAATATGGCTCAAATACCTGATGATTAG
- the LOC141673358 gene encoding secreted RxLR effector protein 161-like translates to MNTRPDIAYSVGVISRFMERPTVTHLTAGKRILRYVKGTLNFGLIYTKGQGNYLLSGFSDSDLAGNVDDRKSTGGVAFNLDESLITWISQKQSCVALSSCEAEFMAATAAACHRIWLQRVLNQVCNVKIGPVTLYIDNRSAIDLAKNPVFHRRSKHIDIRYHFIRECVEQGLIIVKHVKTSEKRADILTKMLSAVKFKKMRKLLGVKEVAGVELKQNEKEYV, encoded by the coding sequence ATGAACACCCGGCCAGACATTGCTTACTCAGTTGGCGTGATCAGCAGGTTCATGGAGCGTCCAACAGTGACACACCTCACTGCAGGGAAGAGGATTTTACGGTATGTAAAGGGAACTTTAAACTTTGGCTTGATATATACTAAGGGTCAAGGTAACTACCTACTGTCAGGCTTTTCCGATAGTGACTTGGCTGGTAATGTGGATGATCGGAAGAGCACCGGAGGAGTGGCATTTAATTTGGATGAGAGTCTTATTACTTGGATTTCTCAGAAGCAAAGCTGTGTCGCTCTGTCATCTTGTGAGGCGGAATTTATGGCCGCAACAGCTGCAGCATGCCATAGAATATGGCTGCAGAGAGTTCTTAATCAAGTTTGCAATGTAAAAATCGGTCCTGTGACTTTGTATATTGATAACAGGTCAGCTATCGACTTGGCTAAAAACCCAGTCTTTCATAGAAGGAGCAAACATATTGATATACgatatcatttcataagggagtGCGTGGAGCAAGGTTTGATAATCGTTAAACATGTCAAAACCAGTGAGAAACGTGCAGACATTCTCACAAAGATGTTATCTGCTGTGAAGTTTAAAAAGATGAGGAAGCTACTTGGTGTCAAAGAAGTTGCAGGTGTTGAGCTGAAGCAGAACGAGAAGGAATACGTTTAG
- the LOC141673359 gene encoding uncharacterized protein LOC141673359 has protein sequence MEPSKTKDASFSLSYPMLSKINYTAWAWKMTVFIQAQGLWEAIVPKDPMAAVEDKMDKRAIAIIYQGIPEDLLLSLATKKTSKETWEAIKTLCLGDDKVKKARAQTIKAEFELIMMKETDKLDDFCMRLSNLVTNIRALGETVEETYVVKKLLRAVPAKFLQITSTIEQFGDLEAISVEEIVGSLKAREERLKGPDDNNLKQQLLLTEEKWAKREGNEKKLLLTRDEWLRRTNKNGECRKPKRDREQKGEANLAQINDDEPALLVAEFEQNTRGIVMLHASNSRAVTNVGKEIEDKIEANMCYLDNGASNHMTGHHEKFAELDEGVTGQVKFGEEIKKEACLPTSGEESAQLWHLRFGRVNYQAMVDLLKKHMVNGFPVLKISKELCNGCLLSKQTRAFTKFCEEAGITRHYTAPYSPQQNGVVERRNRTVAMARSMLKEMKVPSFIWGEAIGHAVYVLNRVPTRSLTGKTPYEAWFKKKPFFDYLCVFGCVAHVRIPSIQVTKLDDRSKPMVHLGREPGTKAYRLYDPSTGKINVCHDVVFDEKLGWQWGESISAGAVYSIGMFTLIDTHQIDQIDKDVVDSEVS, from the exons ATGGAACCCAGTAAAACCAAAGACGCCTCATTTAGTTTGAGCTACCCAATGCTCTCAAAAATTAACTATACAGCCTGGGCATGGAAAATGACTGTGTTTATACAAGCACAGGGACTATGGGAAGCCATTGTCCCGAAGGACCCCATGGCTGCTGTTGAAGATAAGATGGACAAGAGAGCTATAGCTATAATCTATCAAGGTATACCTGAAGACCTCCTGTTGTCCCTGGCCACAAAGAAAACCTCCAAAGAAACATGGGAGGCCATTAAGACGCTGTGTTTAGGAGATGACAAGGTCAAGAAGGCACGAGCTCAGACGATTAAAGCAGaatttgaattaattatgatgaaagaAACAGACAAGTTGGATGATTTCTGTATGAGGTTGAGCAACCTGGTGACGAATATCCGTGCATTGGGCGAGACGGTGGAGGAAACGTACGTAGTCAAAAAGCTGTTAAGAGCTGTACCTGCAAAATTCTTGCAAATTACTTCGACAATAGAACAGTTTGGTGATCTGGAAGCCATATCGGTAGAAGAGATCGTGGGGTCTCTCAAAGCACGTGAAGAACGACTCAAGGGACCAGATGACAACAATCTTAAACAACAACTCCTGTTAACCGAGGAAAAATGGGCTAAACGGGAAGGAAATGAAAAGAAATTATTGCTTACTAGAGATGAATGGCTGAGGAGAACGAATAAGAATGGAG AATGCAGAAAACCCAAAAGAGATAGAGAACAAAAGGGAGAGGCCAATTTAGCACAAATAAATGATGACGAGCCAGCCTTACTAGTAGCAGAGTTTGAGCAGAATACAAGGGGGATAGTGATGCTGCATGCTAGCAACTCACGAGCTGTGACTAATGTGGGTAAGGAAATTGAGGACAAGATAGAAGCGAATATGTGCTATTTGGACAACGGTGCCAGCAATCACATGACTGGACACCACGAAAAATTTGCAGAATTAGATGAGGGAGTTACTGGCCAAGTTAAATTCGGAGAAG AAATAAAGAAGGAAGCATGCTTACCCACCAGCGGGGAAGAAAGTGCACAATTGTGGCATCTTCGTTTTGGTCGCGTCAACTATCAGGCAATGGTAGACCTTTTAAAAAAACATATGGTTAATGGATTTCCTGTGCTGAAAATATCAAAGGAACTGTGCAATGGTTGTCTCCTCTCCAAACAAACAC GAGCTTTCACTAAATTCTGTGAAGAGGCAGGGATTACACGCCACTACACCGCACCGTACTCTCCGCAACAAAACGGAGTTGTTGAGAGACGTAACAGGACAGTTGCTATGGCCCGGAGCATGTTGAAAGAGATGAAAGTCCCATCATTCATATGGGGAGAGGCTATAGGCCATGCAGTTTATGTGTTAAATCGAGTACCCACAAGAAGCTTGACAGGGAAGACACCATATGAGGCCTGGTTTAAGAAGAAACCATTTTTTGACTACTTATGTGTTTTTGGTTGTGTTGCTCATGTAAGAATACCCAGCATACAGGTTACAAAATTGGATGATAGAAGCAAACCAATGGTACACCTCGGGAGAGAACCTGGCACAAAGGCGTACCGCCTTTACGATCCCTCTACAGGAAAAATCAATGTATGTCATGATGTTGTTTTCGATGAAAAACTGGGATGGCAATGGGGTGAATCGATATCAGCAGGCGCTGTATATAGCATCGGTATGTTTACGTTGATAGACACACACCAAATAGACCAAATTGACAAGGATGTTGTTGACAGTGAAGTTTCTTAA
- the LOC141673360 gene encoding LOW QUALITY PROTEIN: peroxidase 72-like (The sequence of the model RefSeq protein was modified relative to this genomic sequence to represent the inferred CDS: inserted 1 base in 1 codon; substituted 1 base at 1 genomic stop codon) — MANSISILMLVTLLTFAPLCFSRKTNIGYLYPQFYYRSFPPVVQIVKYIVSNAITKDTRMAASLLRLHFHDCFVKGCDASIRGFDIIEXSNPNXNSVRGFDVIDQIKSTLKRECPQTVSCADIMALDARDSTVLTGGPSWEVSLGRRDSRGARLSGSNYNIPAPNNTFQTILTKFKLQGLDIVDLVVLFVVVLPKAIYLISEIFTLCVTCSGKAAYGMIKQMAGNPTKWEGRRVLFIDPGRLPCTCMARSRKLDPVIGRDDEIRRCIQIFSRRTKNNHVLKYRNWS; from the exons ATGGCTAATTCCATTAGCATTCTCATGCTTGTAACTCTTCTAACATTTGCACCACTCTGCTTCTCTCGTAAAACTAATATAGGTTATCTATACCCTCAGTTTTATTATCGTTCTTTCCCACCGGTGGTCCAGATAGTCAAGTATATCGTTTCCAATGCTATTACAAAAGATACTCGTATGGCTGCTTCCCTACTCCGCCTCCATTTCCATGACTGCTTTGTCAAG GGATGTGATGCATCAATACGTGGTTTTGATATTATCG ACTCTAACCCTAACTGAAACTCTGTACGTGGTTTTGATGTTATCGACCAAATAAAATCGACACTCAAGAGAGAGTGCCCTCAGACAGTCTCTTGTGCTGATATCATGGCTCTGGATGCTAGGGACTCTACTGTTTTG ACTGGGGGACCTAGCTGGGAGGTTTCATTAGGAAGAAGGGACTCGAGAGGTGCACGCTTGAGTGGCTCTAACTACAATATTCCTGCTCCAAACAACACTTTTCAGACAATACTGACCAAATTTAAGCTACAAGGACTTGATATAGTTGACCTTGTGGTACTATTTG TTGTGGTTTTACCAAAGGCTATTTATTTGATTTCTGAAATTTTTACATTATGTGTTACTTGTAGTGGAAAAGCTGCTTATGGAATGATAAAGCAGATGGCTGGGAATCCAACCAAATGGGAAGGGAGAAGAGTCCTCTTCATTGACCCTGGTAGACTCCCATGTACTTGTATGGCAAGGTCAAGAAAGCTTGATCCAGTAATCGGAAGAGATGATGAAATAAGGAGATGCATACAGATTTTTTCAAGGAGAACAAAGAATAATCATGTTCTTAAATACCGTAATTGGAGCTAA